Below is a genomic region from Raphanus sativus cultivar WK10039 chromosome 4, ASM80110v3, whole genome shotgun sequence.
tactttaacaaaaatcacctaaatctctgcaacttattaaaatcatctaaaactctattaaaaccaaatcacatcaaatattAATTGAATACATCTTcctaggtgatttttgttaaagtaCTCttgaatatcacctaaaacaatgagatttgagttttatttttttttaactaagaaactccatccaacaccctaaaatcacctcaaaactttaaatctccacaacttaaaatatttttaataacagtggattttaaagcACTTTACGAAATgccaagttcaataacagtggatttaaatgagttttttaaaattcatgtttgaataacagtgaatttgtcattttaatacaaatcacctgaaaactatcggttgaatacaccctcCTTAGACTAATTTTTTAGATAGACCAACTAAAGGATAACTCTCTAACTCATGTTCTCGTTTCGGCCTGGATCCATAAATCGATGGGGTTAATTTGCTCAACGTCGGACTTGTCGGGCTGGATTCTGATTACAAATGTAAAGATCGAAggtttttttataaatcgaaGAGATTTGCTCATCCCTATTCTGATTACATCTCTACCGTCTAGCCAAAAAATATGAAGAGTGTTTttagaatattctttttttttttttaagattattcTCAACAATTAAGGAAACATAATTTGCTGCTATGCAGGGGCGGACGGACGTTATGCGGTACGGGGTCACGTGCCCCCTactgtttctaaattttttttcaagTATTTGGATTAATTTGtttaacttttttataatttagtgGAAAAATAGTAGAAGTGTCCccaataattgtttttttatgtttctcttAGTGTTGTGCCCCCAACTTAAAATGTTTTTAGATCCGTCCCTGCTGCTATGTCCCGGTCGAAATTAGTGGGGCAACTTCTAACCAGATTCACATGTTAAACGTATGGAGCGAAAAATGCCATTTTGTCAACTAGCGATATCTAATATCTATCATGGAATTCCTACGTACGTTAACTAATTCATTAAACGGACCACTAGTTATTGTTGTCGACTATCCTAAAAGCCAAAAATGGCTTTTCGTTTCCATGGTGGAAGATTTAATCATGCTTAAATGGTGAACAAAAATGCCTTCTTTTAATGGTTGTAAGTTATATTAGATTAACGagaatattttaacaaaattttaaatttgtattatGTTTAGctattttttgataatatatagttatacaATTAGAAGTGTAAAATATGTTAACCATTATATATGTAAAGAGCTCACTCGTTTTGGTAAAGCATTCTGAACCACAAGTGATTGCTAACGTAAACATGAGCATGGGGAGTGTAGTCCACCGTCCGCTAGCTGATTTTTCAGCAAACATTGGGAAGATCTCTTAACTCATTTCTCAAAGTCTGAGCTTGTAAGTATATTCTCTCATATCTTTCAAATTCAAGCATTACATTTATAACATGCATTGGCATCCTCAGTCTATTGTGAGTTGATTCACTCATGCGTTCATATTCTTCCACTTCCATACAGGGGAGTACTGATTCGTTAAAAGAAAAGCATATTACTCTGAAGGAGGCTGTCAAGGAATCGTTTATGGTCTCAAAAGTGAATCCCATAGAGAACATCAAGTTCATCGACGCTCTATGTCGCCTTGGTGTCTCCTATCACTTTGAGATAGACATCATAGAGCAATTGGGAAATTTATTTGATAGCCCTGATTTTAATCCTTTGATACGACATGATGAATGCGATTTATACACTGTTGGGTTGCTTTTCCAAGTTTTCAGGCAATTTGGGTTCAAGCTTTCTGCtggtaattatttaaattttatactattttcaagtaaaatatataaatgaaatacaCTGAAAACTTTggattattttcatttaacccaactaaaatttatactctcaagatgtgtttgagAAGTTCAAGGGCGGGGATGGGAAGTTTAAAGGAGACTTAGTGGCAGATGCAACCGGTATATTAAGCTTGTATGAAGCTTCACAATGGAACACTCATGGAGAATATATTATGGACGAAGCTCTCGCTTTTTCAAGCTGTCATTTAAAAGAAATCTCTTTTCAATCTATCCCCTATCACCTGGCCGTACGCATCAACAATGCTCTAATTAAGGCATCCTTACCACAAAGGCACTCAAGGATAGAAACGAGGAgatatatatatcatactaCGAGGCAGAAGAGAAGCGTGACGCAGTTTTACTTGAGTTTGCAAAGATAGATTTTATTAGAGCAACGTTATCGGGCGGGACCATTTTGAGTCCTTACAACTAAAAAAGCAGAGGAAGCATGACACACAGTAAGGACGACACATCAAAGACTATTAAGGACGTTCCTTATATAAGGACTTTTTTCCTTGGTCCCCCTCGGTTTTGATGATCAGTGGTCCCTCCCCCCCTTAAGGACGCAGCAAGGACGACGCGATAATGTTGCTCTTATGCTCCAAAGGTTGCACCGCACAGAGCTTGCTTGCGTAACAAGGTAACTATATGAGCGGCTCAACGCATGTAAAAGTATGTGTAGCATGAAGTTGatcatctctttttctttttcccatTACATTTCAGGTGGTacgaaaaaatgaaaatcaaatctAAAGTAACGTACACAAGACATCGAATAGCAGAGGCGTACTTGTGGTCATTTGGCGCATATTTCGAGCCCCAATATTCTCAAGCACGAGTTAGAACAGCTATTGCACTAATCATATTCACAATTCTTGATGATACGTATGATGCGTATGGCACAATGAAGGAGCTTGAGATTTTCACAGATGCAATGGAAAAGTACTCCATttgcaaaaaatattaaaaatacaaaccaTGTACTATAGAtctttaattttcatatatggCTATGACTTATATGATATGGATGGCTTTAATAGGTGGCTTCCCGCTCCGCCTAACACGATACCTGAGAGCATGAAGTACGTGTACCGTATCATGGTAGATTTCTATGACAAACTTGAAGAGGAACTTGAGAACGAAGGAAGGTCAGGCTGTGGCTTCCATCTTAAGAAATCAGTTAAGACCGCaagaagtatatatatatatatatatattggtttattAAATGTTCAAATTCATGATTTTGGTTTAAATGATAAATTCATACCAGATTTTCTTGTTTATAaatctaataaattatttacaatcaGTTGAAGACAACGGCGAATGGATATATGAAAGAGGCAAAGTGGTTGAAAGAAAATTACACTGCTACATTTGACGAGTATAAAGAGAATGCGATATTGTCTTCCGGTTACTATCCCTTGTTTGCAATGACATTCGCGGGAATGGGAGATGTCGCAAATCTTGATGCTTTTGAATGGTTAAGCTCAAACCCTAAAATTAGGGTAGCTTCCGAGATAATCAGTCGATTCACAGATGACATTTCTAGCTACGAGGTGAACaactaatattttcttataacaaattttgttaaacaAACGTGAAttaacacacacatatatatatatatatatatatatatatatatatatatatatatatatataagaaaacaaatgaaGCGAAACAATCGAAGCAAATACATGCTTAAGGTTACATATTAATTATGTGAATGATAAATTTACTAATCTCAagaccaaatatttattttctctttaaaaaatatCGCTATCCTGATAAaagtagttttaaaaaaaaatctgaaaagtAGTAGTTctcttaacaaaaaaatgtgacTTTTTctagtatacatatatttaaatcaatTCCAGAATCAAAGAGTTTATAAAGTCCTAACTGTATATACATGTTTATTAATTGAAAACATTTGACAAATAGATTATGGTTTGCAGTTTGAACAAAAAAGGGAGCACGTGGCAACGGGTATTGACTGCTATATGAAGCAATTTGGTGTTTCCAAGGAACGAGCAGTGAAAGGAATAGAAACCCTTCTTTCCGATGCGTGGAAGGACATGAACCAAGAGCTAACGAGGCCTCATTCATGCCCGTTCCCTCTTTTGATGCGAATCTTTAACCTATCCCGTGTCATCGATGTATTCTATCGGTACCAAGACTGTTACACCCACCCTGAGTTCCTGAAACAGCACATTGTTTCCTTGTTCATCGAAGATATACCCATTTAAAAACATCTGTGTGATTGTTCCTATATATCTATGGCGTAATAAAATGATGGCCAAATAAATTTCTAGACACTTAAAACGTGTCGCTCTCAACATATATGCCATTTGTATTTCCGTTGTATGTGTGGCTGTTGTTATGCTGGTAGTACATCCATTTCCatttctatttctatttttatttgtatttatgttGGTTAATCCATTTGTGTTCGAATAATTATTTGCATgagttggttttttttttataactcagctgggaaatttgaaaaaaaaaactcaaaataaaatgttCTGATTTTAAGTAAGTTTGGATTATGAGATAAATGGTTATTGTTATTTATGAGATAAATGCCCAAAAAAACACACCTGAAACGTGTACTTTTTTTGGTATGAGAACACTAGTTAGTTTTggggaaaaaaattcaaaactaaaaagacAATAACAGTTACGATTTACAAAGTCTGTGGCTTCAGAATCCTCTACACCAATCTTAAACCTGTTCAAAGATCTACAATCTTTTGAGGACCAAAACTCCACATCCAATGCCTAGAAAAGTTGCTATGGAGACCCCAAAAACGCCCGAGAGAATCCCTGGGACGACAAGAGAGGTCCATCCTTTAGCGGTCGCCATGGCACAAGCAGTGGTTGGACCTCCTATGTTAGCGTTTGACGCAAGAAGCAGTAGCTTCATGTCGAGACAGAACAGCTTCCCCAGAAGCAAAGTCATTGCAAGATGAACCATTACTTGAATTACAGCAAAGAGGAAGATACTTGGGGCAGTGTTGATCACATTCCATACACTCCCTGTAGCTCCTAGAATCGTGAAAaatacctgaaaaaaaaaataaaagattcaGAAATGAAAAATGGTTTATAATGGATAGAGTGTGTAATAAAAGGAAGTACCTGCATGAGAACAAGAGAGAAGGTTTCAGCAGAAGGTGCTAGAGAATTGAAGAAATCAGGGAAAGAAGTAGCCAAGAGGACTGTGATGGCTGTAACAGCAGGAAGCATGCCTCTTTGGATCTTCAATAGCTCTGTCATCGAAATAGCAGCTTTACATATGAGGAAAGAAACTGATAATGCAATTGAAGTTGAAACCACTCTGTTCTTGTCCTCAGCTTTGTCATCCTTAGTCATGCCGGCATCTGCAAGAATGAGGAAAGATGCTGAGGTGGTCTCAGGTGGTAAAGTAGCTCAAACGAAGTAGCTCTACTTAGTAATTAGTACAACTTAGACGAACTTTACCAGGGGAAGATGCTGAGGTGGTCTCAGGTGGTATCTTTGAGGCTAACGCAAACAACACCATAAAGTGTAAAGCACAAATGACATTATCCACAGCCACCCCTGCCGCTACAACAGATGGAGAAATGCGCAGAGCCTCTGATATCGCAACAAAGTTAAGGGCtgcagagagaaaaaaaataagaaccaaCAATAAAGCTATATAACCTTCAACATTGGGTACCAAGATGTGTTAACAAGCTAAAAGAAGCAAAATGAGGAGGAGGCTCAAGAAAACTTACATCCACCAATGTAGCTACCCATAAGAGCAGCTGCTATT
It encodes:
- the LOC108832468 gene encoding LOW QUALITY PROTEIN: alpha-humulene/(-)-(E)-beta-caryophyllene synthase (The sequence of the model RefSeq protein was modified relative to this genomic sequence to represent the inferred CDS: inserted 1 base in 1 codon; deleted 2 bases in 1 codon) is translated as MLTIIYVKSSLVLVKHSEPQVIANVNMSMGSVVHRPLADFSANXWEDLLTHFSKSELGSTDSLKEKHITLKEAVKESFMVSKVNPIENIKFIDALCRLGVSYHFEIDIIEQLGNLFDSPDFNPLIRHDECDLYTVGLLFQVFRQFGFKLSADVFEKFKGGDGKFKGDLVADATGILSLYEASQWNTHGEYIMDEALAFSSCHLKEISFQSIPYHLAVRINNALIKASLPQRHSRIETRRYISYYEAEEKRDAVLLEFAKIDFLMLQRLHRTELACVTRWYEKMKIKSKVTYTRHRIAEAYLWSFGAYFEPQYSQARVRTAIALIIFTILDDTYDAYGTMKELEIFTDAMEKWLPAPPNTIPESMKYVYRIMVDFYDKLEEELENEGRSGCGFHLKKSLKTTANGYMKEAKWLKENYTATFDEYKENAILSSGYYPLFAMTFAGMGDVANLDAFEWLSSNPKIRVASEIISRFTDDISSYEFEQKREHVATGIDCYMKQFGVSKERAVKGIETLLSDAWKDMNQELTRPHSCPFPLLMRIFNLSRVIDVFYRYQDCYTHPEFLKQHIVSLFIEDIPI
- the LOC108832467 gene encoding uncharacterized protein LOC108832467, translated to MALLTFTRVSLNPLSPPASLLHHVSPSLRRNKSPGTLPSQFPPPPRHVSPRRVEVSSQLRLPLISPTDHWGQWAALFAAGAFGVWSEKTKMGSMVSGALTSTLLGLAASNLGILPFETPSYSFFMEFLLPHTIPLLLFRADLRRIIRSTGSLLLAFLIGSVATVVGTVVAFMLVPMRSLGPDNWKIAAALMGSYIGGSLNFVAISEALRISPSVVAAGVAVDNVICALHFMVLFALASKIPPETTSASSPDAGMTKDDKAEDKNRVVSTSIALSVSFLICKAAISMTELLKIQRGMLPAVTAITVLLATSFPDFFNSLAPSAETFSLVLMQVFFTILGATGSVWNVINTAPSIFLFAVIQVMVHLAMTLLLGKLFCLDMKLLLLASNANIGGPTTACAMATAKGWTSLVVPGILSGVFGVSIATFLGIGCGVLVLKRL